One segment of Carya illinoinensis cultivar Pawnee chromosome 13, C.illinoinensisPawnee_v1, whole genome shotgun sequence DNA contains the following:
- the LOC122292981 gene encoding 18.5 kDa class I heat shock protein-like has translation MSLIPSFFGGRRDSDPFALDLWDPFRDFPFPSPFSTPFSEFSRENSAFANTRIDWKETPEAHVFKADLPGLKKEEVKVEVEDDRVLQVSGERNVEKEDKNDTWHRVERSSGKFLRRFRLPENAKMDQIKASMENGVLTVTVPKEEVKKPEVKAIAISG, from the coding sequence ATGTCGCTTATTCCAAGCTTTTTTGGTGGCCGACGAGACTCCGATCCCTTTGCTCTCGACCTTTGGGACCCTTTCAGGGATTTTCCTTTCCCTTCTCCATTTTCCACCCCTTTCTCCGAGTTTTCTCGCGAAAATTCTGCGTTTGCCAACACCAGGATCGACTGGAAGGAGACCCCAGAAGCCCACGTGTTCAAGGCCGATCTCCCGGGACTTAAGAAGGAGGAAGTGAAGgtagaggttgaagacgacagAGTTCTTCAGGTAAGCGGGGAGAGGAACGTGGAGAAGGAAGACAAGAACGACACCTGGCATAGGGTGGAACGTAGCAGCGGCAAGTTCCTGCGGAGGTTCAGGCTGCCGGAGAACGCAAAAATGGATCAGATTAAGGCTTCCATGGAGAATGGGGTTTTGACTGTGACTGTCCCAAAAGAGGAAGTCAAGAAACCAGAAGTCAAGGCTATAGCAATTTCTGGCTAA
- the LOC122290802 gene encoding 18.2 kDa class I heat shock protein-like translates to MSIVPFTGRESNVSNSNSSSRDLWDPFQNFPENGLWDPFSDFPSSLLGFRPLSLFGTSVNTSLDWRETQTAHVLTASLPGFMDEDVLVELQDDRVLQVSVESGRFMSRFKIPDDAKLEQLKASMHNGCLTVTVPKVEARMPNVRNIDISGSG, encoded by the coding sequence ATGTCGATCGTTCCATTTACTGGGCGAGAGAGCAATgtctccaactccaactcctcCTCCAGAGACCTGTGGGATCCATTCCAAAACTTCCCAGAGAACGGCCTTTGGGACCCATTCAGCGATTTTCCTTCCTCACTCTTAGGGTTCCGCCCTCTCTCCCTTTTCGGAACCTCCGTGAACACCAGTCTCGACTGGAGGGAAACTCAGACTGCCCACGTTTTGACGGCGTCTCTTCCGGGATTTATGGACGAGGACGTGCTAGTTGAGCTCCAAGATGATCGAGTGCTCCAGGTGAGCGTGGAGAGCGGCAGGTTCATGAGCAGGTTCAAGATCCCGGACGATGCGAAGCTCGAGCAGCTCAAGGCCTCCATGCACAATGGGTGTCTTACTGTGACTGTTCCAAAAGTGGAGGCCAGGATGCCTAACGTCAGGAACATCGATATCTCCGGGTCCGGCTAA